CGCGGACGGAGCTGGCAGCATCCGCTGAGCTCACGCCGGCGGATGTGGCCGAGCTGGACCGGCGGCTGGACCGGCTCGACCGGGCCGCGGCGTACGGGCCGTGGACGGCCTCGATCCTCGCCGACATCCAGGCGTCACCGGGTCTGCGGGCCGGAGACCTGGCCGCGGCGGCGGGGCGGGAGATGCTTCCGTACAAGGCCGACGTCCGGAAGCTCAAGGCGCTCGGCCTGACCCTCAGTCTTCCGATCGGCTACCGCCTTTCCCCGCGCGGCGAGGCGTATCTCAAGGCGACCCACCGACCACGCGCCCGCTGACGCACCCCGCGGGCGAGGACGCTCGCGGACCACTCGGCCGATCTGCCCGAGACGGCCGACCCGAGACACCCGACCGGAGACACCCGACCCGGACGGCCGGCCGGCCGACTAGCCCCGATCTGGGTGGCGTCAGCTGGCCAGCCAAGTGGTGATTGGTCGGTCGAGTTCGGACCTGAGGGGTCCAGGGCGTAGGCGGCGGCCGCGGCCGTCAGCTGGCCAGCCAGGTGGTGATTGCTCGGTGGAGTTCGGCCTTGAGGGGTGCGGGGGCGTAGGCGGCGTCCACGGCCGTTCGCGCGAAGGCCACCAGCTCGGTGTCGGCGCAGCCGAACGTGTCGCGGACGGCGGCGTACTCGGCCGACAGGGCGCGGCCGGTGACCGAGGGGATGTCGGTGTTCAGCGTGACCGCGAGCCCGGCCTCGACCAGCGCCGGGAGCGGATGCTCGGGCAGTGACGGCACCAGGCCGAGCGCGACGTTGGAGGAGGGGCAGACCTCGAGCGGGATCTGCCGCTCGCGGAGCTCGGCGGTGAGTGAGCGGTCCTCCAGAGCGCGGATCCCGTGCCCGATCCGCTCGGCCCGGCCGAGATCGAGCGCCTCTCGGACGCTGGCCGCACCGCCGGTCTCCCCGGCGTGGTGCACCAGGTGCACGCCGCGCGCCGCCGCCGAACCCACCAACTCCGCGTACGGCGCGAGCCGCGCGGCCTCGTCCCCGGCCACTCCGAACGCAACCACGAGGTCCGGGTGCCCTAGCGCGAGCCGGACGGTCTCAGCCGCCGGGAGCGGACGCCGCCGGGAGTGGTCCAGCACCAGCCGTACGACGAGGCCGGTGTCCCGCATCCCCGCGCTCAGACCGGCCAGCACCCCGTTCAATGGAAGCGAGGCGTCGCCGAGCCGGGCACCGTGCGCGGCCGCGGTGAACGTCAGCTCCGCGTACCGCACGCCGTCGACGGCCGCGTCCACGCAGAACTCGTACGCGACCCGCTCGAAGTCGGCGGCCGTGCGCAGGCGGCTCCGTACCGCAGCGTTGTACTCGGCGAACGCCCCGAAGCCCGCGAACGCCGCCGGCAGCAGGGGAGCCGAGCCGAGAGCGGCCAGCGTCGCCGGCCGGATCGTGCTCTCCAGATGGACGTGCAGGTGCGCCTTGGGCAGCGCGACCAGGTCC
The nucleotide sequence above comes from Mycobacteriales bacterium. Encoded proteins:
- the add gene encoding adenosine deaminase, whose amino-acid sequence is DLVALPKAHLHVHLESTIRPATLAALGSAPLLPAAFAGFGAFAEYNAAVRSRLRTAADFERVAYEFCVDAAVDGVRYAELTFTAAAHGARLGDASLPLNGVLAGLSAGMRDTGLVVRLVLDHSRRRPLPAAETVRLALGHPDLVVAFGVAGDEAARLAPYAELVGSAAARGVHLVHHAGETGGAASVREALDLGRAERIGHGIRALEDRSLTAELRERQIPLEVCPSSNVALGLVPSLPEHPLPALVEAGLAVTLNTDIPSVTGRALSAEYAAVRDTFGCADTELVAFARTAVDAAYAPAPLKAELHRAITTWLAS